The DNA region TTCCGTCGGGCAGGTTCGCCTTCCGACAATCCGGAACCGGAAGAGGAGGGCCGCCCCAAGCGTCCCCGGCACATCAAAGACGAGGAAGGAATGGTTCTTGTCGACAATGTGTTCGGAACACCGGAAGAGGATGCGCTGCGCCGCGACTTTACCATCAATGCCCTCGCTTATAATATCGCGGACGCTTCCCTCATAGATTTCAGCACCGGTCTCGCCGACCTTAATGACAGGGTGATTCGCCCCATCGGCGAACCCAGCGTCAGGTTTACGGAAGATCCTGTGCGGATGCTCCGTGCGGTACGATTTGCCGCGTCCCACGGTTTCGACATAGAGTCCGCCGCCTGGGAAAGCATCTGCGAGCTATCCTCTACGATTTCCCGCGTGCCGCCGGCAAGGCTCTATGAGGAGATACAGAAGCTCTTTCTCCTCGGATCTGCCCGGACAGCTTTCCGCCTCATGGACAAGAGCAGACTTCTGTCCACCCTCTTTCCCAGTCTCGGCCGCTCAATTGATGGAAACAGCCGCTGCCGTGAACTGCTGGAGGCAAACCTTGCGTTCATTGATCAAGCGTACCGAAGCGGTGGTATGGCCTTGTCGCCGGCGCTTTTTTTCGCGGCGCTCTTTGGCCCCAGTCTGGAAAGAGCGGCGCTTGTGCGCCACAAGGAAGGCATTCCCCGTCATCAGGCGCTGGATGAAACGTGCGCCCTTTTCATGGAGGAGATCTCGAAAACTGTGTCCGTACCCGGACGGGTTGGCGGGCGGATGCGCGCTATTCTCGCCCTCCAGGCATCGCTTCATAAAATGCCGCCACGGCGGCCAGCCTCCATTGCCGGCAGGTCTGAGTTCGCGGAGGCCCTCGCCTATCTCCGTATTGCGGCGGAGACGAAAAAAGAATATAAACCTTCCCTTGAATGGTGGGACACCTTCCTTTTGGAGATGCCTCCCATAGCGGCGGCAGAGCCGGCAACGGAGAAACTCCCTAAAAAAAGACGAAGGAGGCGGCGGCAGAAAGGCCGCCACGTCCCCATGGCGCCGTCTGACCAGGAAAAAGGGTAGCGATCTTCGAGGTACGGCAGGCTTTTTTGTCTTGAAATTAGAAGTCAGTTGGAGCAAAATTATTTCTATAGCCGGTTGCAATTATGGTGAGGCCTATCTCTATATTGATATGACCGCTTCTCTGAAGATGACAGCCCCGGCTCTCATGGATTTTTCGGAAAAAGTACAGGAGACTTAATTTAAAATCGTAATTTAAGGAGGTCTGATATGTCACACTTTGATATGATAGGGTGAGTGGACTGAGGGGACGACCACGAGCCGCCACCAGTTAGTTGGCGCATACTTACTTTTCCTGACGATACACAGATCGGTTTCAATGGTTTGGACGAGGTACTGGCCGGCCTTTACGCAGAGGGCAGACAGCCGAATCAGGAGACTGCCGAGGAAATGATCGACAGGTTGGAAGCTAAAAAGAACTATATCCCTTCGTCCGGCAATTCCCGCAGAGAGTATGAGTATGTACTGCTCAAGGAATACAGGGCCTACATGAAGAGCCAAACCGGCGTCCGCTGACCTCGGGTCAGACATTTGTCCGGCCAAAAGCCACGGAATCCCTCCTGGAAGCGCCTGGTGCGGCTTCTATTCCACGGGAACGAGGAATTCGCACCTTGGCACCTTGGGCGGGTGGCGGGTATTGGTTTATCAGCAGCCGCGAGGGAGATGGCGCGAACCTCCTCCCGAAGGAGAGAAGGCGATGAAAATCAATAAGATAGACCATATATCAATAGCGGTAAAAGATTTGGAGGCGGCGAGAAAGTTTTGGGAACCCATCATGGGAAAGTCGGGACCGGACGATCCTTATACCGATGAGCCCGAGAAGATCCGCGTGGCAAGGTACTGGCTGGGCGGGGTTGGGTTTGAGCTTATGGAATCCACTTCCCCTGACGGCCCTGTAGCGAAGTGGATTGAGAAGAACGGCGAAGGAG from Syntrophobacterales bacterium includes:
- the pcnB gene encoding polynucleotide adenylyltransferase PcnB is translated as MRPRIIPRKGHHMSRKHVSPNALSALYRLHARGFIAYLVGGCVRDLLLGRTPKDFDIGTDATPNQIKKLFRNCRLIGRRFRLAHLHFKNEIVEVSTFRRAGSPSDNPEPEEEGRPKRPRHIKDEEGMVLVDNVFGTPEEDALRRDFTINALAYNIADASLIDFSTGLADLNDRVIRPIGEPSVRFTEDPVRMLRAVRFAASHGFDIESAAWESICELSSTISRVPPARLYEEIQKLFLLGSARTAFRLMDKSRLLSTLFPSLGRSIDGNSRCRELLEANLAFIDQAYRSGGMALSPALFFAALFGPSLERAALVRHKEGIPRHQALDETCALFMEEISKTVSVPGRVGGRMRAILALQASLHKMPPRRPASIAGRSEFAEALAYLRIAAETKKEYKPSLEWWDTFLLEMPPIAAAEPATEKLPKKRRRRRRQKGRHVPMAPSDQEKG
- a CDS encoding VOC family protein: MKINKIDHISIAVKDLEAARKFWEPIMGKSGPDDPYTDEPEKIRVARYWLGGVGFELMESTSPDGPVAKWIEKNGEGVMVVSFGTDNTREAVKELESMEYPFIPAEGGEKVRPFRDCEFAFIHPKKANNVLLELIDYKWDELKEK